A segment of the Streptomyces sp. NBC_01235 genome:
GCCTCCAACGTTTCGACGACCGCCTGCACGATGCCGGACCAGGCCCAGGCCAGATCAGGGACCAGCATGCCGATCATCTGTGTGGTGCCGCGTGCGAGACCCACTGCTCCGGCGCTCGGCACATAGCCGAGCTCCGATATCGCCTTGCGGACCTTCAGGACGGTGTTCTCGTTGATCTCGCCTTTGCCGTTCAGCACTCGCGAGACCGTCGTCTTGCTGACGCCGGCCCGTGCGGCCACGTCGGCGATGGTGACTCCCATGCCACCTCCTCTCACTCCACGCAGAGGCGGAAGACGTCCTCCCGCACCGAAGGACCGATCGTACAGAGATCGGTGGAACCGGTACCGGAAGCGGTGCCGGAACCGGTTTCGGTACCGGTTCCGGCAGTGAAGCACCGAGAAGCTCGACCCGTCAACACACCGGAAACAACTCGTTCACGGGGAAGTCGTCAGCCGTCCTCGGGAGCGGGGAGTTCACCGGAGCCGCGGGCGAGGTAGCGGGTGGGAAGCACGCGGTGACGGGCGGGGCCGCCCTCGCCGTCGAGTCGGTCGAACAGCAGGGTCGCCGCCTCCCGGCCGATGGCGGCGTGATCCTGGGCGATCACCGAGATGCCGGGTTCGAGCAGGTCGGCGAGGGGCAGGTCGTCGAAGCCGATCAGCGCCACGCGGCGCTGCAGCTGAAGCTCCTGCAGGGTCATGCGGGCCCCGATGGTCAGGAGGTTCTGGCCGGAGACGAGTGCCGTGGGCGCGTGGGCGAGGGCCAGAAGTTCGCGGGTGGCCTCCTGGGCGGCTTCCGCGCCGTGCAGGCCGCGCCTCACGAGAGAGGGGTGCAGGACGCATCCCACCTCGGCGAGCCCCTCCACGAACCCGGCGTGGCGCTCTTCGGCGGTCCAGATCGAGCGGAGATCCCCGAGGAAGGCGATGCGCCTGTGACCTGCCTCGTTCAGCCTTTTCACCGCCGCCCGCACGCCCGCGCGGTTCTCCACCGTCACGGTGTCCACCTGCGGCGCTGTGGTGCGGCGGTCCACGCAGACGACGGGTGTGCCGGCGCGGCGGGCCGCGTCGAGGTCGGTGTCGTTCTGTCCGGTGGGCACCACGATGAGGCCGTCGACCCGGCGGGCGGTGAAGGTCTTCAGCAGGCCGCGCTCCCGGACCGGGTCCTCGTCGGTGGACCCGGCCAGGAGCAGCAGGCCGCGCTCGGCGGCGGCGTCCTCCACCGCGCGGTGCAGCGCGGCGGAGAAGGGGTTGGCAGCGTCCTCCAGGACCAGACCGAGGGTATTGGTGCGGCGGTCGGCCCGGCGCAGGCTGCTGGCCGTCAGATCGTGGCGGTAGCCGAGCAGTTCGGCGGCGCGCGTCACCCGTTCCGCCAGGTCAGGGGTGACGGGCTTGCCGTTGACGACCCGCGAGACGGTGGCGATCCCCACCCCGGCCATGGTCGCGACGTCGCGCATGGTCGCCGGTCGCCGACCCGTGTCGTTCTGCTCGCTGGACAACGTTTTCTCCCGGGGATCAATGGCACTGTGCAGCCGCCCTCATCCTCGCATTCAGGAGTTTTCCCACACAGGGTCTGGACTTCGGCGACCCGTTGCCCGTACGTTCGGCGAAACGTTTCCAGTCGCTGGCTGGAGCTGCCTGTGCCGTGCTGCCCCCACAGCCGGGCTCGCCCGTGGCCTTGGACCAGGCCACAGCGGAGCCGCCGTCCGTACCCGCGCCCGACACGCGTCAAGCGCCACTCGTCACGCGTCAGTCCCCCTACGGCCGGGCCGAAGCCCGCACGCCTGCAAGGAGCCGCCATGTCCAGAACCATTCGTCCACGCCGCAGACTCCTGGCCGCACTGGCCGTCCTGTCCGGGCTCGGCCTGGTCGCCGCCTCTCCCGCCATGGCCGACACGCTCTACCACGAGCAGTACCGCCCACAGTTCCACTTCACCCCGGCCCAGAACTGGATGAACGACCCCAACGGCCTCGTCCACTACAAGGGCCAGTACCACCTGTTCTTCCAGTACAACCCGTCCGGCAACAGCTGGGGCAACATGTCCTGGGGCCACGCGGTCAGCACCGACCTTGTGCACTGGAAGCAGCTCCCGGTGGCCATCCCCCAGGACGACAAGGAGATGATCTTCTCCGGCAGCGTGGTGCTGGACAGGAACAACACCACCGGCTTCGGGACCAGGAAGAACCCGCCGCTCGTCGCCGTCTACACCAGCGCGCAGAAGGCTTCCGGCAAGCAGCAGCAGGCCCTTGCCTACAGCACCGACGGCGGCACCACCTGGACCAAGTACTACGACAACCCGGTGCTCGACATCGGCTCGAACAACTTCCGCGACCCCAAGGTCTTCTGGTACGCCCCCACGCAGAGCTGGCTCATGGCAGTCTCCCTCGCCGACCAGCACAAGATCTCCTTCTACAGCTCGGCCGACCTCAA
Coding sequences within it:
- a CDS encoding LacI family DNA-binding transcriptional regulator yields the protein MSSEQNDTGRRPATMRDVATMAGVGIATVSRVVNGKPVTPDLAERVTRAAELLGYRHDLTASSLRRADRRTNTLGLVLEDAANPFSAALHRAVEDAAAERGLLLLAGSTDEDPVRERGLLKTFTARRVDGLIVVPTGQNDTDLDAARRAGTPVVCVDRRTTAPQVDTVTVENRAGVRAAVKRLNEAGHRRIAFLGDLRSIWTAEERHAGFVEGLAEVGCVLHPSLVRRGLHGAEAAQEATRELLALAHAPTALVSGQNLLTIGARMTLQELQLQRRVALIGFDDLPLADLLEPGISVIAQDHAAIGREAATLLFDRLDGEGGPARHRVLPTRYLARGSGELPAPEDG